From a region of the Arachis ipaensis cultivar K30076 chromosome B09, Araip1.1, whole genome shotgun sequence genome:
- the LOC107618745 gene encoding uncharacterized protein LOC107618745, which translates to MSAKEKQVAQIFERKRWIIEQARQQYLAWEHHLYPNLILHGIPPPPWLSNYSLPKDLNKDDLVSEVLFSQPPFGVPFSSHRYSLYSNLGVVSEAALYQSGLQNEIHAPREDYNKGDRLSNLLDCSVNNDGCASSGPAELDSGAISPQNQMEPRVSDSYVDPALSLAKLQRSKSRQRALELRTSAQPPKRRSGDDNNASICAGTVTGSGFPIVQADSSEEPELIKDFNSNIQGCSTKEVRSYRQTQTSDKLNFSRRITRSTSIAQKSNSFNVANSSIIKADGAPNKLGEPLELVDQPLFTNERCEAKEGIKQEHQMKEARSSAYRTTKSRSSRQSRYNSEIMKIDSTIDRGKGVEVHGLMQSLAPVELTNLSKSSDHNNGGRTNIVEDGNFCNNKESQSCARIDSLRNSTSSPSDDLLMTGCHGNSINKSVQSFQPLVSQHSQDCAVSVVGALCSQKDPDFCVVKSKESLSRSGSGMVNLTTDSKSQNHIEDISKPLSSNFCSQIGTCSEFAGEKSQNQQLPELDARRLSSSDKDSVSNAEMIMNPAEKENIESASGNTTDVTTFAAEGFSRPVGASNLDGGSLLVKSLYCETALAEKILDGQEIVPSGAIPNGDIKDRSNATFVKVYADLDGLVGKDPSCLGTRVTVVSPGAGMDVSALGVPSGTVMLPKQLKFDHVEESSMKGISSPDTEEGQKDMSPEEPQNLLEPVNELDDKISPGCQVNCKSLEKMHVLETEEALIREGPQMKYCASHFEEADVSRKPKNAVSPKKKLTVVQQESCILTSSLMNSSSPLKVACQNSSGNLSKEVKASKSGSVRSKLEFDESDVELGDSFSAVDTGDILQKYTDETVSNFTVGMSSPALIDQVIVEAPNNISLCKKVDLLRQKRLSDGRNTISTEFQIFKSSEESYDVNHLCSQHKRRKMEIEGVEFLPSSSKFLEKPLNSIDQKSVGRDLSTEEDNSEALQDQHLTFDQEDGTGRPYVCNSLSEELQCTQPCETMEGSSVKVRIAEKLLFDGRHRSTENLILEDKRDDSWHPRLNGGQESAQRLTCVEDGTSEGRIYLEGNARFSNVYSVSPAIECADLIDADVTVPEFDGFIMPTDNIQPCTTGDQIEFEKMNPLSNSVDYSSLGKSRFMHSPFCYSSTPCKLDTILGLCRSLPNGLLEGMSLRTSLAQNDESSRAFSDCLPKSKVQYTPSVQTFWDKINSYGSSGKRQSLKLELPCISEENENVDEIADTSQKGIGSEGMTSSITLEPLADIMDGAKPSASALQDDMLTAGSIDFVGSQVNFSGTHNKARKKQDSNRKRFTGKGKENQSVPLGANGAKRTTESVSKPSRPKLSGKDSLKQGSTFSIGKTSYNNIVSNVTSFIPLVQQKQSAAVATGKRDVKVKALEAAEAAKRMAQKKENERKIKKEALRIEREKLEQHNQRQQELQKKKKEEERKKKEAEMAAKKRQREEEGKKEKERKRKRVNDAKKQHHEQEKIHAKKEDKQVQIRAAGEQVRESKKLMDEKENHQKLQMDICEGNLELVSESEPLNTRNSTNDKIKECCPAYSEAMSGDANKEKATSNLIKASEDDAFVNEHPFQEQSYDISPYKESDDEDEDEDDKPNNKFIPSWASKHRLSLAASSQKMDPETIFPQRSFCNIAEVLLPRKFQSY; encoded by the exons ATGTCGGCGAAGGAGAAGCAAGTGGCGCAGATCTTCGAGAGGAAGAGGTGGATAATCGAGCAGGCTCGTCAGCAGTACCTTGCGTGGGAGCACCACCTTTACCCCAACCTCATCCTCCACGGAATTCCCCCTCCTCCCTGGCTCTCCAACTACTCACTTCCCAAAG ATTTGAACAAGGATGATCTTGTCTCTGAAGTTCTATTTTCTCAGCCACCGTTTGGGGTTCCTTTCTCTAGTCATCGTTACAGTCTATATAGCAATCTCGGTGTCGTATCAGAGGCTGCTCTGTATCAGAGTGGTTTACAGAATGAAATCCATGCTCCGAGAGAAGACTATAACAAAGGAGACAGGCTTTCAAATTTGCTAGATTGCTCTGTCAACAATGATGGATGTGCCTCAAGTGGTCCTGCCGAACTGGATTCTGGTGCTATATCTCCTCAGAATCAAATGGAACCAAGAGTTTCAGATAGTTACGTTGACCCAGCTTTGTCACTGGCAAAGTTACAAAGATCTAAATCAAGGCAGAGGGCTCTCGAGCTACGTACCAGTGCTCAACCACCCAAACGCAGGTCAGGAGATGATAACAATGCTAGCATCTGTGCTGGGACAGTTACAGGTTCTGGATTTCCAATAGTACAGGCAGACAGTAGTGAGGAGCCAGAATTAATCAAGGATTTTAATTCCAACATTCAAGGTTGTTCCACCAAAGAAGTAAGAAGTTACCGTCAGACTCAAACAAGTGACAAGCTTAATTTCTCTCGTCGAATAACAAGATCTACGAGCATAGCTCAGAAATCTAACTCTTTCAATGTTGCTAACTCTTCGATTATTAAGGCAGATGGTGCACCTAATAAATTGGGTGAGCCATTGGAGCTAGTTGACCAACCTTTATTTACAAATGAAAGATGTGAAGCTAAGGAAGGAATCAAACAAGAGCATCAAATGAAGGAAGCTAGAAGCAGTGCTTATCGTACAACAAAATCCAGAAGTTCCAGACAGTCAAGATACAATAGTGAAATCATGAAGATTGACAGCACCATAGACAGAGGCAAAGGAGTTGAAGTTCATGGTTTGATGCAGTCATTAGCTCCCGTTGAGTTAACCAATTTAAGCAAATCATCTGATCACAACAATGGAGGTAGGACAAATATAGTCGAAGATGGCAACTTTTGCAATAATAAAGAAAGCCAAAGTTGTGCTAGGATAGATTCACTTAGAAATTCCACTTCATCACCCTCTGATGACCTTTTGATGACTGGGTGTCATGGCAATTCTATTAATAAGTCGGTGCAATCATTTCAACCTTTAGTTTCACAGCATTCACAAGATTGTGCAGTGTCTGTTGTTGGTGCCTTGTGTAGTCAAAAGGATCCTGACTTTTGTGTTGTAAAATCAAAAGAAAGTTTGAGCAGAAGTGGTAGTGGAATGGTAAACCTAACCACAGATTCAAAGTCACAGAATCACATTGAAGATATATCAAAGCCTCTTAGCTCAAACTTTTGTAGCCAAATTGGCACCTGCTCTGAGTTTGCTGGTGAGAAGTCTCAGAATCAACAGCTTCCTGAACTGGATGCTAGAAGGTTGTCTTCTAGTGACAAGGATTCTGTTTCCAATGCAGAAATGATCATGAATCCTGCAGAGAAAGAGAATATTGAATCTGCTTCTGGAAATACAACAGATGTGACTACTTTTGCAGCTGAAGGATTTTCAAGGCCTGTGGGTGCTTCCAATTTAGATGGTGGGTCTTTACTTGTCAAGTCCCTATACTGTGAAACAGCTCTGGCTGAGAAAATTTTGGATGGCCAAGAAATTGTACCATCTGGTGCCATTCCCAATGGTGATATCAAGGACAGATCAAATGCAACTTTTGTCAAAGTTTATGCTGATTTGGATGGCTTAGTTGGAAAAGATCCTTCTTGTTTAGGCACTAGAGTCACTGTTGTTAGCCCTGGGGCTGGGATGGATGTTTCGGCCTTGGGGGTGCCTTCTGGTACTGTTATGTTGCCCAAGCAACTTAAATTTGATCATGTAGAAGAGTCAAGTATGAAAGGAATTTCTAGTCCTGATACTGAAGAAGGACAGAAGGATATGTCACCAGAAGAACCTCAAAATTTGTTGGAACCAGTGAATGAGCTTGATGACAAAATTTCTCCTGGTTGCCAAGTTAACTGTAAATCTTTGGAGAAGATGCATGTTCTGGAAACAGAGGAAGCTCTGATCAGAGAAGGGCCTCAGATGAAATACTGTGCAAGCCACTTTGAGGAGGCAGATGTATCTAGGAAACCAAAGAATGCTGTGTCACCAAAGAAAAAGTTAACTGTAGTTCAGCAAGAATCCTGCATTCTTACTTCTTCCTTGATGAATTCTTCAAGTCCTTTGAAAGTTGCCTGTCAAAATTCATCAGGAAATTTGTCAAAGGAAGTTAAGGCATCAAAATCTGGTTCTGTAAGAAGTAAACTGGAATTTGATGAAAGTGATGTTGAGTTGGGTGATTCTTTTTCTGCAGTTGATACTGGAGATATTCTGCAAAAATACACAGATGAAACAGTTTCAAACTTTACAGTTGGGATGTCATCTCCTGCTCTTATAGACCAAGTGATTGTTGAGGCCCCAAACAACATTTCCTTATGCAAAAAAGTTGACTTATTGAGGCAGAAACGGCTCAGCGATGGAAGGAATACTATTTCAACTGAGTTCCAGATTTTTAAATCTTCCGAAGAGAGTTATGATGTGAATCATTTGTGCTCTCAGCataaaagaagaaagatggaaatTGAAGGAGTGGAATTTCTACCTTCCTCTTCAAAGTTTCTTGAAAAGCCACTTAATTCTATTGACCAAAAGTCTGTAGGTAGAGACCTGAGTACTGAAGAAGATAATTCTGAAGCTCTCCAAGATCAGCATTTGACATTTGATCAGGAGGATGGTACAGGACGTCCATATGTTTGTAACAGCCTATCAGAAGAGTTGCAATGTACCCAGCCCTGTGAAACAATGGAAGGGTCCTCAGTTAAAGTGAGAATAGCAGAG AAACTTCTTTTTGATGGAAGGCACAGAAGCACAGAGAACCTTATTTTGGAAGATAAGAGGGATGATTCATGGCATCCTCGGTTAAATGGTGGACAGGAAAGTGCTCAACGTCTAACCTGTGTTGAAGATGGCACCTCGGAAGGAAGAATTTATCTGGAAGGAAATGCTAGGTTCTCAAATGTTTATTCTGTTTCTCCAGCGATCGAGTGCGCGGATTTGATTGACGCAGATGTTACTGTACCAGAGTTTGATGGGTTCATTATGCCGACCGATAATATACAGCCATGTACTACTGGAGATCAGATAGAATTCGAGAAAATGAATCCACTGAGCAACTCGGTAGATTATTCGTCCCTTGGTAAATCCAGATTCATGCATTCTCCATTTTGTTATTCTTCAACTCCTTGTAAGCTAGATACTATACTAGGTCTTTGTCGGTCTTTACCTAATGGCCTTTTGGAGGGGATGAGTTTGAGGACTTCTCTTGCTCAAAACGATGAGAGTTCAAGGGCCTTCTCTGATTGCCTACCAAAGAGTAAGGTTCAATACACACCTTCAGTTCAAACTTTTTGGGATAAAATTAATTCCTATGGAAGTTCAGGGAAGCGCCAGAGTTTGAAACTGGAGCTTCCTTGCATTAGTGAAGAAAATGAAAATGTTGATGAGATTGCTGATACATCCCAAAAGGGCATTGGTTCAGAAGGAATGACTAGCTCAATTACACTGGAACCACTTGCTGATATTATGGATGGAGCAAAACCTTCTGCATCAGCTTTACAAGATGATATGTTAACCGCGGGAAGTATAGATTTTGTGGGCTCACAAGTGAATTTCAGTGGTACTCATAATAAGGCAAGAAAGAAGCAGGATAGCAATAGGAAAAGATTCACGGGTAAGGGAAAGGAGAACCAGAGTGTTCCTCTTGGAGCAAATGGTGCCAAGAGGACTACAGAATCAGTTAGCAAGCCCAGTAGGCCGAAGTTATCTGGAAAAGATAGTTTGAAACAAGGTTCCACTTTCTCTATAGGGAAGACTTCCTACAACAATATTGTCTCCAACGTCACTTCCTTCATTCCATTAGTTCAACAAAAACAATCAGCAGCAGTTGCTACAG GCAAAAGGGATGTCAAAGTCAAGGCCCTGGAGGCTGCTGAAGCTGCAAAACGTATGGCCCAAAAGAAAGAGAATGAACGCAAGATAAAGAAGGAGGCATTAAGAATTGAGCGGGAAAAATTGGAGCAACATAACCAAAGGCAGCAAGAGCtgcagaagaaaaagaaggaggaagaacggaagaaaaaggaagcagaaatggcagcaaagaagagacagagagaagaagaagggaaaaaggaaaaagaaaggaaaaggaaGCGTGTTAATGATGCAAAGAAGCAACATCATGAGCAAGAGAAGATACACGCTAAGAAAGAAGATAAACAAGTACAAATCCGAGCAGCA GGTGAACAAGTCCGAGAAAGCAAGAAACTTAtggatgagaaagaaaatcatcagAAATTGCAAATGGACATCTGTGAGGGTAATTTGGAGCTTGTTTCTGAAAGTGAACCTTTGAATACCAGGAATTCGACAAATGATAAAATAAAAGAATGCTGTCCTGCATATTCTGAAGCTATGAGTGGTGATGCTAATAAAGAAAAG GCGACGAGCAATTTGATCAAAGCATCTGAAGATGATGCCTTCGTCAACGAACACCCATTTCAAGAGCAATCATATGATATCTCTCCTTATAAAGAAtcagatgatgaagatgaagatgaggaTGACAAACCAAATAATAAGTTTATTCCTTCATGGGCAAG TAAGCATCGCTTGTCTCTAGCTGCTTCTTCCCAGAAAATGGACCCGGAAACGATATTTCCCCAGCGAAGTTTTTGTAATATAGCAGAAG TACTCCTTCCACGGAAGTTTCAGTCGTATTAG
- the LOC107617232 gene encoding uncharacterized protein LOC107617232: protein METPPTIKSPKSEAVTPKLRDMLNIDVDTNNVVAHPPNSIITLDVLRKYFMVSFDLNQPVAKLDQGENENFMVVESSAAKGTEKKSSSMKFMKKKAMMRNMRISSSSENAEMENDEDVDSLIVMGCTDCYIYVMVSKSNPKCPRCQNPNLLDVLEVMNFPKTAKPNKRMRISQI from the exons ATGGAAACACCACCCACCATTAAATCACCAAAAAGTGAAGCTGTTACCCCTAAGTTGAGAGATATGCTGAACATTGATGTTGATACTAATAATGTTGTTGCTCATCCTCCGAACTCAATAATTACCCTCGATGTACTTCGTAAATATTTTATGGTATCCTTTGACCTCAATCAACCTGTTGCTAAACTTGATCAGGGTGAAAATGAAAACTTTATG GTTGTTGAATCATCAGCTGCTAAGGgaacagaaaagaaaagcagCAGCATGAAGTTCATGAAGAAGAAAGCAATGATGAGAAATATGAGGATATCATCAAGTTCTGAGAATGCTGAAATGGAAAATGATGAAGATGTGGATTCATTGATTGTGATGGGATGCACTGATTGTTACATCTATGTGATGGTATCCAAATCCAACCCTAAATGCCCAAGATGCCAGAATCCCAACCTGTTGGATGTGCTTGAAGTGATGAACTTTCCTAAGACTGCTAAGCCTAATAAGAGAATGAGGATCAGTCAAATTTAA